The following proteins are co-located in the Paludibaculum fermentans genome:
- a CDS encoding L,D-transpeptidase family protein: MRFRLLFVGFLIALIGWTAAPANTRLADKLVVNKSKRELLLYKGQTVIRTYRVALGRDPVGPKRREGDGKTPEGTYTISAKYAQSAYHMALHISYPSPVDRERARREGVAPGGDILIHGLPNGRGWLGAAHRWMDWTQGCVAVTNEEMEEIWRLVAVGTPIQINP; the protein is encoded by the coding sequence ATGCGTTTCCGGCTGTTGTTTGTAGGATTTCTTATTGCCCTAATCGGCTGGACTGCCGCTCCAGCAAACACCCGCCTCGCGGACAAGCTTGTCGTTAATAAATCGAAGCGCGAACTCCTGCTGTATAAGGGGCAGACTGTCATCCGAACCTACCGTGTCGCTCTCGGCCGCGATCCGGTTGGTCCAAAGCGCCGCGAAGGCGACGGCAAAACACCGGAAGGCACATACACAATCAGCGCCAAGTACGCCCAAAGCGCTTATCACATGGCGCTGCATATTTCGTATCCGAGCCCCGTTGATCGTGAGCGGGCACGCCGTGAAGGTGTCGCTCCAGGCGGCGACATCCTCATTCATGGACTCCCCAATGGTCGAGGTTGGCTTGGCGCCGCCCACAGATGGATGGACTGGACCCAGGGCTGTGTGGCCGTAACCAACGAGGAGATGGAAGAGATCTGGCGTCTGGTCGCCGTCGGAACGCCAATTCAGATCAATCCCTAG